Below is a genomic region from Synechococcales cyanobacterium T60_A2020_003.
CGCGATCGCCCCATCCATATCCTCAGCATGGCGCAACGAACCGACTTACCCACGCTGCTTTTCCTCCACGGGGCTAGCTTTTCGGCTCAAACCTGGCAGGAGTTGGGAACGCTGACCTATGCTGCCGAACACGGATATCGAGCGATCGCCGTTGATCTACCCAGCTATGGTCAATCGGCAAAATTTCCCGGTACGCCCTTGGAGTTTATGGTGGAATTCATGGCGGCAATGGAGATTCAGCGTCCGGTGGTGGTTTCGCCATCCATGAGCGGTCGCTATAGCCTGCCGTTGGTCACCGAAGCGGGCGATCGCCTCACGGGCTGGATTCCGGTTGCGCCTGTAAAAATTCCCCAATACAAAGCAAAGCTCGAAGGCAATCCACTGCCAACGCTGGCGATTTGGGGAAGCAACGATCGCCTCGTGTCCCCTCGGCTGGCTGAATGGCTGGTGCAGCACATGGCGAAGGCCGATCGCGTTATTCTAAAAGATGCGGGTCACGCCTGCTATTTACGCGAGCCGCAGTTGTTTCATGAGCATGTGATTGCATTTTGCGATCGCCTGTTTGCCTAAGTTTTCGAATGCTATGACCCCAGATTCGCCTTCCCCCTCCGACGTTTCCAACCCATCCGCGACGGCTACCGCCATGAATCCGATCCAGCACTACTGGTCGCGGGAATTGCTGCCATTGCTGGCTGATTTGCGACTAGCAATTTTGCTGCTGTTGGCGATCGCCCTCTTCAGCATTTCGGGAACCGTGATTGAACAGGGACAGTCACCGGGTTTCTATCAGGCCAACTATCCCGAAGATCCAGCCCTGTTTGGATTTCTGACCTGGAAAGTGATTCAGGTTGTAGGGCTCGATCACGTCTACCGAACCTGGTGGTTTCTCGCCCTCCTCATCCTCTTTGGCGCAAGCTTGACCGCCTGCACCTTTCGACGACAGCTTCCCGCCCTATCCGCCGCCCAGCGCTGGTCGTTCTACAGTCAGCCGCGTCAGTTTCAAAAGCTAGCGCTAAGTGCGGAACTGGAGCAGGCATCGGTGGAACGACTACCGGATCTCTTACGGCAAGCTCGATATCGCATTTATCAAGACGGCAATCAACTTTACGCCCGTAAGGGCATCGCCGGACGGATTGGCCCGATCATCGTCCATGCCAGTATGCTTCTGGTTTTGGCAGGTTCAATTTGGGGGTCAATGACTGGCTTCGCGGCTCAGGAAATGGTTCCCAGCGGACGAACCTTCCAGATTCAGAACATTCTAGATGCAGGGCCTTGGTCAGCCTCCCAAATTCCCAAGGATTGGTCGGTGCATGTCAACCGCTTTTGGATTGACTACACGCCCGATGGCACGATTGACCAGTTTTATTCCGATCT
It encodes:
- a CDS encoding alpha/beta hydrolase → MSLSLQDTTMTLRDRPIHILSMAQRTDLPTLLFLHGASFSAQTWQELGTLTYAAEHGYRAIAVDLPSYGQSAKFPGTPLEFMVEFMAAMEIQRPVVVSPSMSGRYSLPLVTEAGDRLTGWIPVAPVKIPQYKAKLEGNPLPTLAIWGSNDRLVSPRLAEWLVQHMAKADRVILKDAGHACYLREPQLFHEHVIAFCDRLFA
- a CDS encoding cytochrome c biogenesis protein, which encodes MTPDSPSPSDVSNPSATATAMNPIQHYWSRELLPLLADLRLAILLLLAIALFSISGTVIEQGQSPGFYQANYPEDPALFGFLTWKVIQVVGLDHVYRTWWFLALLILFGASLTACTFRRQLPALSAAQRWSFYSQPRQFQKLALSAELEQASVERLPDLLRQARYRIYQDGNQLYARKGIAGRIGPIIVHASMLLVLAGSIWGSMTGFAAQEMVPSGRTFQIQNILDAGPWSASQIPKDWSVHVNRFWIDYTPDGTIDQFYSDLSVLDDQDQEIDRQTIHVNKPLRHNGVTLYQADWGISAVRLRVNKSPVLELPMALLDTGGQGRLWGTWVPLKPDMSEGVSLVAKDLQGLLLIYDSQGTLVATVREGMSTEVQGVTLAIAEVLGSTGLQIKADPGVPIVYAGFGLLMLGVIMSYVSHSQIWALQEGETLYVGGRTNRAQVAFERELLHILEQLDQRQSAESETAETLDGMSKAIAKS